A section of the Brevundimonas sp. AJA228-03 genome encodes:
- a CDS encoding enoyl-CoA hydratase/isomerase family protein, producing MSEAEVLTRVENGVGRITLNRPKALHALNLGMCEIMTTALLDWRDDDVVRSVLIDHAGERGFCAGGDIRMIAASGATDAVEARAFFHAEYRLNDLLFRYPKTVVAVMDGIVMGGGVGISMPADVRIATERTTFAMPETGIGLFPDVGGGWFLPRLPEPELGTWLALTGARLKGRDTVAAAVATHFVGSDGVEALKTALVADGLSALDGLATDGDPIVPVPGILIPLFGHDTVEGVLAALEADGGDWPLAQRAILTSRSPQSLKVTLRQLRESARMTSFADNMAMEYRLGGRIVRTHDFQEGVRAVIVDKDNAPQWSPATLAEVDDVAIEALFAPLPEGEEWTPLA from the coding sequence ATGAGCGAGGCCGAGGTCCTGACCCGCGTCGAGAACGGCGTCGGGCGCATTACCCTGAACCGGCCAAAGGCCCTGCACGCCCTGAACCTGGGCATGTGCGAGATCATGACGACGGCTCTGCTGGACTGGCGCGACGACGACGTGGTCCGGTCGGTGCTGATCGACCATGCGGGCGAGCGCGGGTTCTGTGCGGGGGGCGACATCCGGATGATCGCCGCGAGCGGGGCGACCGATGCCGTCGAGGCCAGGGCCTTCTTTCATGCGGAATATCGGCTGAACGACCTTCTGTTCCGCTATCCGAAGACCGTCGTCGCGGTGATGGACGGGATCGTGATGGGCGGCGGGGTCGGGATTTCGATGCCCGCCGATGTGCGGATCGCCACCGAGCGGACGACCTTCGCCATGCCGGAGACGGGCATCGGCCTGTTTCCCGATGTGGGCGGCGGGTGGTTCCTGCCGCGCCTGCCCGAGCCGGAGCTTGGGACCTGGCTGGCCCTGACGGGCGCACGGTTGAAGGGGCGCGACACGGTGGCAGCGGCTGTGGCGACGCATTTCGTCGGGAGCGACGGGGTCGAGGCCCTGAAGACGGCCCTGGTCGCGGACGGGCTGTCGGCGCTGGACGGGCTGGCGACTGATGGCGATCCGATCGTGCCGGTGCCGGGCATCCTGATCCCGCTGTTCGGGCATGACACGGTCGAGGGGGTGCTTGCGGCGCTGGAAGCCGACGGCGGCGACTGGCCGCTGGCGCAGCGGGCGATCCTGACGTCGCGGTCGCCGCAGTCGCTCAAGGTCACGCTGCGCCAGTTGCGCGAGAGCGCGAGGATGACTTCGTTCGCAGACAATATGGCTATGGAATACCGGCTGGGCGGGCGGATCGTGCGGACCCACGATTTCCAGGAGGGCGTGCGCGCCGTCATCGTCGACAAGGACAATGCGCCGCAGTGGTCGCCGGCGACCCTGGCCGAGGTCGACGATGTGGCGATCGAGGCCCTGTTCGCGCCCCTGCCGGAGGGCGAGGAATGGACGCCGCTGGCCTGA